The DNA segment TCTGGCGCACGCGGAAAGCGGCGAGCTTCTCTGCAAGTTCGGTATTCGTGCCGCTCAGAATCGACACTGCGAACAACGCTGCGTTCGCGGCGCCCGCTTCGCCGATTGCAAATGTCGCAACCGGCACACCCTTGGGCATCTGCACGATGGAATGCAGCGAATCCACGCCTTTCAGGTACTTGCTCGACACCGGCACGCCAAGCACCGGTACCGTCGTCTTGGCCGCGAGCATGCCCGGCAGATGCGCCGCACCGCCCGCGCCCGCGATGATCGCGCGAATGCCACGCGCGCGTGCACTTTCAGCATAGGCGAACATTTCGTCGGGCATACGGTGCGCGGAGACCACCTTCGCCTCGTAAGGCACGCCGAATTCCTGAAGAATCGCGACGGCGTTCTTCATCACTTCCCAATCGGAACTGGAGCCCATCAGTACGCCGACGAACGGCGCGCTGTGCGTAT comes from the Paraburkholderia sp. PREW-6R genome and includes:
- the purE gene encoding 5-(carboxyamino)imidazole ribonucleotide mutase, whose protein sequence is MSEAQTAHTHSAPFVGVLMGSSSDWEVMKNAVAILQEFGVPYEAKVVSAHRMPDEMFAYAESARARGIRAIIAGAGGAAHLPGMLAAKTTVPVLGVPVSSKYLKGVDSLHSIVQMPKGVPVATFAIGEAGAANAALFAVSILSGTNTELAEKLAAFRVRQNEAAHAMALPPL